A single genomic interval of Mycolicibacterium sp. MU0053 harbors:
- a CDS encoding helix-turn-helix domain-containing protein encodes MTSMNGPSARDSVSAKRDAGNSGTGDGQPAKTQFLTVAEVAGLMRVSKMTVYRLVHNGELPAVRVGRSFRVHAKAVHDLLETSYFDAG; translated from the coding sequence ATGACGTCTATGAACGGGCCATCGGCACGGGATTCGGTGAGTGCCAAGCGGGACGCTGGGAATTCAGGAACGGGAGACGGGCAGCCGGCCAAGACACAGTTTCTGACTGTGGCCGAGGTGGCCGGGCTCATGCGGGTCAGCAAGATGACGGTCTACCGGTTGGTGCACAACGGCGAACTGCCGGCCGTGCGGGTGGGCCGGTCGTTCCGCGTGCACGCCAAGGCCGTGCACGACCTGTTGGAGACCTCCTACTTCGACGCGGGCTGA